attttctggaaaaattccaggggtgccaatattttcgtccatgactgtatgtctTCTTTTGGAAGATGACTTCAGACTTTATGGTGTGTTTTtttagtaataataaaaaagttgcCATTTATCACGCAGTCCAGAGGAGTCTTGAAGATGCAAACAAGAAAGCCTGCACAACATTCATGTATCAGTTGTGCAAATGGTAATGCATTAGTAGTATtataaaaagatgataaaacatAGTGCATGTTACTTTGGTTCAGCTtaactgaagtaaaagtaaaagtactggtcttcAAATCTACACAAGTAATAgtaaaaaggtttttatttcaaagtttactttaagtactgagtagctactaaGGCTGCATGATTTGGGAAAATGATCTGTTCTGAGGTTTTATATTTGTAGTATTGTATTTGAAATGTGACATGCAATTATTTTTCAGATTCccaaattctgtgtttttcaacaaacaaacaataaatcattctataatttaaacaaaacaatgttagatagattaaacataaactgttctTTTCTCTAAGTCAGGCTGATATGTCAGGATGACATAATATAATGCATGAATTAGACTTACATATCTATCCATCTACTTTGATCACAGTAgtaaatttactgatttgttTAACTAAAAGTCTTGTAGCAATCATCATGAAAACTATGAgctattttcaaaaaatatctgtgattattttgacttgtattgcagaTGCAATGTGAATtcttgtattgaagggaatgagcATTTTTAGGCCTTcttagaaaaaaggaaaatataaaaGATGAAGAATTTCGCTAACTCTTCTAGAAAATATTGATGCTTCAATGTTTGCGTGATGTTTTGAGCattacatctctgctgcaacaaaatgttattttgaaacaaatttcaggtcaaaggaATATCGCAATTTGGGAACTGCAGTAGGAcctattgcaatttaatcttaatttagagtaactgcccagccctagtatttACTGAGGGGTTTTACAGTTAAATATGATCGTTCCTTACTGACagtaacaacaagagaatatggATCTCCATCCAGGcttttcaggtaaagtcacacctctataataacagaaaatacaacagctgttttgtgatGTGgagtcccccccccccaaaaaaaaaaccaagaaaaaaacaatactttgCCTAAATGTAGTTATTTACTTTCCACTTCTGGCTTTAACTTAAGATTCGATTGTGTTGGATGTTTACTGGGGGCAAGTATCAATACTtcaatttcaataaaatgtcTGACTATACCATCTAAAACTGGAGTGGAGCTCTAGTATAAGCTTAATATAAAAAAGGCAGAGGAAATAACTCTTTTCTATTAAACTAATCATTTAACGGTCCACGTTATTTGTTTCTGAACACATAGACCCAAATTACTGTGCTATAAGATACTTCCCcttaaaaaaacctgaaaaacagacaaaaaaattctgttttgtaGTATCAAGATGACATCTGATTTCCCTCTTACAGGTCTAAAGCTGGTGAACAAAGTCAAAAACTTTACTCCAGTTGAATGTTCACCATAAGACATGCTATTGACACAAGGAAAAGGCTGAAGTATTCACATATCTTTATTAGTTTTGCTGAATTTGAACAAAGGAGTGGTTTTAATCAAGCTAGAACAGTACTAGTAACATAAATGCAAACAATAATGTTAAAACGTATAAAATCCGTAGCATTTTGTTCTTCAAATAATGCAATACTGTAACTACATTTATCACCTACATCAAAAGGAACAGCATTTTTTGGACAGGGTTGCTATGATTGCACCATTATGGTAGGCCAATTGGCTATCTAcacagtattaaaaaataacacataaaGGAAAGCTCAAATGGCACATATTTTCTCTGTCAGTTCACCATAatataataacagtaataaagaTGATAATACTATGTAATACCTTAGAGATAAGTTAATATTCTTGAGCAACATCTTTGTATGCTGGCATAAACAACACATATAAAAGCCATGATATTCACATCTGAGTCTACTGTACATCGTAACTCGTGTGTAACACTACATAGTGCAGTTAGCCTGAATGCTTTCTTTAAAGAGCAGACTCTCCcactattttgatttttttttaaacttccttCTCCCCCTGCTTCGTCTAAATGAACTATACAGAAGAAATTAAGAGTTTTTAAAGATATACAGACTCcttcagtttgacttttttgtctcGATATTCTTGTGTCAAGCTTTGATGAATGTCTAACTTACCCCCAAAGCCACAAAGAAAATCCTTTTGCACTTAATATATCTTCACTTGCTGTATTGCCACTAGTCCCTCTATTCTCAATCTCATTAGCTGAAGCTCTTCATAtgaatacacacatgcacacacttgCTCTGTCTCTCACgcacacacccaaacacacatttacaatCTATAACTATTATAAGTATTTCTTTCTATTATATCATAcattctacatttttttaaactttggaaATATCGACTGATTTATTCGATTTCTTTGCTGTAAATGCACCAAGTGAATGACACAATTGTCATAATACTGAAATTCAAATTGTGTGCTTTCATTCACATTCTCCTTGCAGCTCAATGAGAGGAAAGTTGCAGCTCTCTACTGAACTCTAGTGGTTATTTTTAGTCACTGCAGACAACCTGCGGTGAAGGCGAACCAGGTTCGCCTATCAACTTAAAACTATATTAATTTGGGGTTGATTATCAGCTAAACATATCTATTTAATTCAATTTGTAGAAAATATAAACTCTGTTGCTCATAGTGACTTGTGTAAATGATGCGTGCATGTTTGGACCCTGTGCATGAAATGACTTGAAATCAAAAATCAGCTTCTGTGTGACCTTTACATCGATATCTGCTGggttttaaattaaatcagtcCAGCCATGAGTGATACGTCTTTGTAACTGGTTTGCTGATATTATAATTAAAGCACTGAAAATGATAATCACACTCTTTTCCCTTCATCTATTCCCAGCTTTTGTTATTCTCTTATACATGCTGGAAAAGATGGAGTAAGGCGCTCTCTGGCCAAAAATGCAGGATAACATCACACACTCTGACCACTAATTCTACTTTTACATTACCAGTGACAAAGACTTACAATGAATAAATACCGCATAATATTCTGGTTGATCATTTCTGACAATATCCCTGATTGTCTTGGTCCTTTTTCTAGCATGGGCAATAAAATGACCCGGTATTAGTGCTGTGATCTAAACATTgtcatttaacattttgtttttctatcaTCCATCAGTGTGGCACACTTTTCATAAACACTGATAATGTAGGATGTTGTAGTGTGCAACTAGTGAGAGAAAGGCTGCTTAGGAGGTTAAACAATCATTGGTAGATTCAATGTGTTTAAGCTTTCTGGTACTTATAATGCTGGATTTTACAGTCGGCCTCTGTTGATGTTCAGTGTCTGTAGTTGCTTAGAAAAGTATGTCAGACTGTGCTGATTTATtctattgtttgtttttcacctgtatgCTGTAGTGGTTTTGTATGAGAGGCCTGTTCACTGGGAGTGGATTAAGCTGAGAAGTCCGTGTCTATATCTCAGTGGACTCTATCCTCTCCAGGCGTGATGGTCCCGCCCATGGAGGTGCAAGCTGGTGGAGAGAAGGAGGACCCTTCTGGTCCTCACAAGGCGGGGAAATGGTGAGGGCAATGGGGCCAGATAGGGAGGGCGGGGGCTGTGGAGACAGAGGTGAGAGGgctggaggtggaggtggagaaTTGGAGGAAGTAGGGGAGGTGGTAGTTGTGGTTGTAACAGTGGTGGTGGTTGCTGTTGTGGTTGGTTTGGCTCCCAGCTGGCTCATTCGTTTTTCTAAAGCTTGGTTCTTCTGCAGTGTCTCCACATAGCTGAGCTGCAGCTGTGCCTGGTATTTTAAAACCCGCTCTTTCTCGTCCTGCCAGGTGTGCCGCTCCTGATCAAAGTTGAGCGCCTGACGTTCCCGTTGCTGCCGCTCCAGGCGCAGTGCAGCCTGCAGCTGCTCTAGCTGCCTGCGCAGCTCCCCCGCCTCGTCCCAGTGACCCTCCTGGCTTCTCTGCGGTTGGTGGCCATCCTGACGCAGTTGGGCCTCCTGGCAGAGTTGTGCCTCATGACGTAGCTGGGCCTCTTGGCGCATTTGGGCCTCATGGCAGAGCTGGGCCTCTTGACGGAGATGGGCCTCCTGGCGCAGTTGGGCCTCTTGACGCAGCTGTGCTTCTTGGCGTAGTTGGGTGTCTTGACGTATTTGGGCTTCGTGGCGGAGATGGGCCTCCTGACGATGCTGGGCCTCCTGGCGCAGTTGGGCTTCTGGTCTGATTTGAGCATCCTGACGCATCCTTATGTCTGGCTGCATGTGAGCGTCTTGCCGTTGATGTGCATCCCGCCATTGAGCTTCTTCACGTTGCCTCTCTTGTCTCTGAGCTTCCTGCCTTTGGGCTTTGGCTTCATCACTCTGAAGACTCAGCAGGGTGTCAGCTGTGGGGGTGAGGGAGTTGGTTGAGGGTTCAGTAGGGTTTCGTGGGCAGTGGACTGCTCCCCAGGGTGGCAACAGCCCTACAGCAGCTAAGTTAGGGCTCACGACTACCTCTGCCCCTCTGCTCACTTCATTTAGAGCTCGCTTTAAACTGAGCACCTCTGCTTCAAAAACTCCCAGCTTCTCTCTGAGTACAGACACCTGGAGAAAGAAAATATCATAAGGAAAACATTATAAAGCAATCAGTGTagtatttgactttaaaatcttTATCTTAATACATGTCAAGTCAAATCCTGCAGGATTTTTAAAGGGAATATGTAAAATCATTGAAATTAATGCTTCCTCTTTAAAACTTCCAAAAGCAAAAGATCATCATTGAAAAGACTGATAATTTTAAATAGTTATTTGTTTTGCCTGAAACCACTGCCATGGGGTAGGCATTGACAAAGAGATCTACAGCATACTGCAGAAACAGACATTTCTTCTCACAGCAGGATGGGATATATGATCTAAAAACACTAACTGACTTTACAATCAGGTGCCAAAATCAATAAACAGAAAGTTCCTCACATGACTTGtatgcaaacacaaaaaatccctttttaaattaaagaaatacaaataagTCACAAAACCTTATGTTGTACACACATTATGTGAGCGTGCACGtttgcacatacacacacaagaATTGTACAGTAAGCAAACAAACTGTAACTCATGTATTCAGATGCATGGCATCTGAAAATACATTcaagtattttagttttatcaaACTCttacagagctcaacagtgcctgTCCACTTTTTCACCGGCTCTGGTTCCAGAAGTAAATTCACCATTTCAATCCTTAATTGACATCTCTCAGAGTCCTCATATCAACATTGAAGGCCAGGAGCCAAGCCAGTCAGCTACCTGAATACACATAGCTATTACACATTTGATTCTGTGCAAAAACGGCATTCGAAAACAGAGAAAGGACAAAGGTACAAGACTGTATACATGTTTTTTACGAGGAAGAAGGAACTACCTATCCCACAATCTATCGctattgattttattcattgCTAATGATAGTTTTTCATACTTCTAAGCCATACatgtactttatttttaagtttttctttacTGTAGTTCTTTAATTTGAATGATAACATTGTAATACACCATAGTTTGCAAACTGCTTCATACTACAGTGGCATATATTGTTGTCCTCAACAACTGCCAGTTGTTGTCCACGGGCGCAGTAGACATTTCCATGATTACAGAAGACCCCACCAGTCTGAGATGCTGCTGTGACACTcgaggattgtgggtactgcAGTCATTTTGGCTGTGATTGTAAATAAACTAGTTTGTCCTTAAAAATGGTGTGCTAACTTACAAACTATTGAATGAAACTTTTACTTCCAAAAATATGCTGTTGAGTGCTGTAGGGGTATTGATATGTTAGATACAGTGGAGCCCATATTTTGGTGGCATTGTCCGTTCAGAAAATATATCAAGCATTTGACTAATAGCTtggtttttttaatttttattttgtcagttttctgtgtttttgacttgtttacatctgttttttatctgtccatgtgtgtttttctgttatttctaATTCATTTTCTGTTATTAGTGTTAATTTAAACGTAAATGTACCTCTGACAGAGTCCTCCGCAGCTCTCCTTCACATTTCTCCAGCTCCAGACTCTTGGTGCTGTAGGAGTCCTTCAGGCCCAGCATGGCCTCCTCACGCTCCCTCAGCTGGGCGTTGAGCTCCTTCAGCTGACCCCTCAGGGCCACCATCTCTCCGGCTCGCTGGGTCACTTCAGCCTGACTCTCCCTCAGCTGCTGCTTCAGCAAGGAGATCTCTCCTGCTTTCTGACACACCTGcaacacagagagagagcaagTAAGTACATTCACATGCACTGTTAAGTTTAGTTGCTTAATGAGGATATTCAACTGGAGCTATGTACTTGTCCCAGTATACAAACACTAtggaaaaaatctgtttatagACAGATGCTTGTCTGTCTCTAATAGAGTAGATGGGGAGATACCCCCTTGCAGCTTGTGATTACAAGGACTTTTCTAGTTGATGTTAACAATAAGTAAGTAAGCAGTGAAATTGCTGCACgttgaaaagtgaaaacacaaacaacctTACAGCTCTGTACctttcattcattctgtaagCTTTAATATTGGTACAAATGCTATGCATAAGGTTTAAGGCATACAATGACTAAGCATAGTATTTTTGAAGTACTTTATTAACTTTTAGGTGTCTGACATAGAAACTGTGGAGCATGTGCACAACATTTAGTCCAGTTTAGGGCTGATTGAGGCAAATAAATGGAagagaaaatgtattatttattgttatttatgtattattattaaGGGCAGTTTCTGTTGGACTAActtgtttacatgcattttaaaagcatttatttttcagacTTATGCCATATTTGCACGGGATACGTATTACCCCGTAGGGACCCCTGGTAATTTGCTCATGCGAATCGGCATGTAATTTAGGATggtaattgtttttttaaggtcCATGCAGCTTTTCCCATGCCTTTTtataaaaagtgctaaaaagtGCTTTCCCCATGCAAATGCGCCAcacaaaacactgacatcagggggTGATTCACAAACTACCAGAGGTCTACAGGTCATTCTTATATGAATAGGGCATTACACAATGATTCAACTCTGCCTGACTGCATGTAACCATAATGACTGAATGGTAGGTTTATGGTGTTTtattactgttgttgttttgtgtatttACTTGGACAGCTTCTCAAACACCCTGATACTCATTACTGAGTCTACCACAATGTAGCCTTGATAACATTTTACTACACCACCTCTAACACTCATATCTCACCTCCCACTTGGTTTCCTCCAGACGAGGCAAGATGTCCGCCTGCTCCTTCCTGTAGTCCAGACACTtcctctccagctcctctctctggGCCAAGAGAGCTGCCATCTCCTCCTGCAGCCTCCTCTTGTCCTGGGACAGACGGGTGATCTGGGCCTGGAGGGCAGTCTGAGAGCGTTGGGCACGACGAGTAACCTGCAGATTACAGCATTTCTTATATGTTGAAAGTAAACAAATCTTGTACTCTGATACTTCAAGATATGAACGTCTATTAACCCTTTGTTGTCAACCTGCAAAATACTTGATTTAAGAGTCTTTTTGATCAGAATTATCTGCATCTGAATTCCTGTCTATCATGTTACAACTGAGCCTCCTGGAATAAacgaaaaaaataataacagtaaaatgtttcccacattttaagtttttcacCAGAGCAAAGTCTCAATCTGCAGGATATCTACACTATATGATGCCAACCTGCACTTCTTCATAAAGGACGTCCTGTTTTTGAGGCTTTCAGTGAGATAAAAGCCTGATACTATGTGGGGGTATTGGATTTGGATATGTAAGAATATTTTTATCTTACTCTCAAAATTATATAGGCACTTATAGGGCCTTAGACAGGGCAGTGTTGCTGCCTAGAATTTTTGTccataatttgcaaaaaaaaaaaaaaaagctgtaaatgtcaAGAGGAGTGAACCATGGAGCAGATCATACCACAGTTCaataagaaaaatgcaaaatagggCTGCATGGGTTATGCAGTTGATACTGACATTGCCTCACAGTTTGAAGGCTCCTGGTTTAAAGACAGGGTCATTCCTGTGTGGTGTTTGTATATCGTCCTGATGGCATGTGTGGTTTCTCTCTGGGTACTTAGGTTTCCTCCCACAAACCAAAGATATGCCTGTTAGGTTAATTTCTCTgagtatgtcagccctgtgattgactggtgactaGGTCAGGGTGTActctgcctcttgcccaataaCAGCTGGGATCGACTCCAAGCCTACTGATCCCAAGCTGGATAAGCTGATAGATGatgttttttagtgtttttgttcCAACTATCTGTTATCCATGTACTGCCTAATAACTGCTCTGAGTTTGGACAATGAGCCCTGGTTTGCAGTGTATCAGAGATTTCAACAAGTTTACACGTGTTGAGCTGGATCAGAATATTCAGTGAGGTCACCTGCTGCAGGCGCGAAGCGTAGTTCTGTCTCAGCTCGTCCATCTGGCGCTCCCAGACACGCTGCTTCTCCTCAAACACCTGAATGATTGCTGCCTCACTTTGGTCCAGGTTTCTGCGCATGTGCTGCACCTGCAACGAAAAGTGGGAACAGGGTTAGGTTAGGAGGAGGTTCAACTAATCCAAGACTGAGATGTCCTATTTTTCACAGTACCACTGCTTTGTTTATCATAAatgacaacatgaaaaaaaaatcgtaACTTGAAGCTCATCAAATCTGTCTGGCTGATGCACATTATTTGTAGGTTGAACGCTTGGATTGAATTTAACATCAAAAGTTGAACAACACATTTTGTTGTGTTAAATGGCCAGTTTACCCACAAAAAATTGTTCttaaacacagcttttccaaacatcctaggtTTATtgtggatgcttacattattttactttgcacacagaaaatatttaacaaaaaacaaaaactaccagggccTAAATTGTTACCCCCCTTCAGAACTGATATTTTTGTTGAGCCaaagcacaaaccactgttgtgcaatgatgtaATTTATCGTTGTAATACTCAAAGTTTGTAAAGTATTCTTCTaatttacacacagtataaaaaacttcactggagaaagcatcatggcaaaaaaagaaatcttgagaaaaagaacCGTGAAGCTCACAGAGCAGGAGAAGaatatacaaagttatcacagagTTTCCAAGTGTtgagaactggagtgagaaggaTCATCAAGAAATTTAGAGAGCcccacagtccagaacaagcctgacagaggtaggaagagcaagatttcaaagactctggaaagaaaactagtgagagatgtgtctaaagaccccaaaacaactgccaagacactggtgaaggacttagccaagtcaggaattgttgtctcaaagaagaccatcactagagccctgcacaggacaCAGGTTACAGATCAACAAAaagtccacttctgcagaagagacactttcaagccagactgaagtctgctaaggacaatCTGGAGAAAGATTATGTGTGTCCTTTGTCAGATGGAACTAGGAATCTCTAAAAAGtagaaggaatcatgaagaaagaaagatatGTGAAGATattgaaagaaaacctgaagtagtcagcagcaaaactgggtctgggtcatcCCTTTGTCTTCAACACGACGATGACCCAAACCAAAcgtggctcctggtgaagaactacctccagaagaacAAAGTGAATGTTATTGGCTGttctgcacaaagccctgacttgaatcccattaaaaatctgtgggaccatcaaatctggaggagcttgagagattagCCAAAGaggaatgggctgggattcctcaggagatgagtctgagacttgttgaaaactaaaacaaacaactgcaggctgttatccagcaaaaggaaacacaactgactattagcatTGTGGAGGGTTGACAAGTTTATCCCtggttgttttttgtgaaaaatgtaGTTTCTATCTAAATGCTGATTCAGAAGAAGTTACCTGTTAgactctgatttattttcatggaagacatgaaaaaaattgtTGGCAGTGTGAAAGTATTACCCCATCTCTGAGAAAGATCGGTGGTGTAAAGTTCGTCAGACATGTCTCAGCAGAGCTGCGCATATGTCAATCTGAATTATTAGCGTCACCAAAATTTTCGGGATCACGGTTAAGCTAAGCAAGAGTAAACAACCTCCTGTACTTTGGAGAGCTTATTGAACAGTGTGTCAAACACTCATCTCTGCCCAGGAAGCCTTGATTTTGAAATGCTGCTTGCCCTCAGGATGATGGGATTCTTCCATGCAGTGCTGCTGGCCACTGACAGCAAGCTAGCTGCTTTAaagaaggctttttttttttttttttacatttgtaccAGCTAGGTCTCATGGATGGTGTGGATGCATTACATTGCTGAGAGTGACCAGGTTTTAGGTCATTTGTGACAAGGTTTCAGTGGCATTTTAAGAGAAAGGACTACTTTAAAGAATTACATTTCATAAAATCTCTTAGCTCATTTAAAAAGCTGACACAAAggattatgaaaaataaaaaaactgtgtTTACAGTATCTTAAACACTCATATCATTTTAGAAA
The Cheilinus undulatus linkage group 5, ASM1832078v1, whole genome shotgun sequence DNA segment above includes these coding regions:
- the lzts3b gene encoding leucine zipper putative tumor suppressor 3 isoform X2; this encodes MEREREREMQAAGLDICGNIVGRGGNEKNVVGMNQHQHREMPAARVDNENNPGGHNPPNHNPPKIMPVSGKLEQAMQNNSGLVRPSAFKPVVPKSFHSMQNLVGQAGGAGSEGKTEARSEGFSESRGGRRGRDGAGGEAGEVPEALLLDQDSPVRNGLSASDSGRSSSGKSSSSYQRLSHLSDAPAPLRPSPSSDDIIQDLEDRLWEKEQEVQHMRRNLDQSEAAIIQVFEEKQRVWERQMDELRQNYASRLQQVTRRAQRSQTALQAQITRLSQDKRRLQEEMAALLAQREELERKCLDYRKEQADILPRLEETKWEVCQKAGEISLLKQQLRESQAEVTQRAGEMVALRGQLKELNAQLREREEAMLGLKDSYSTKSLELEKCEGELRRTLSEVSVLREKLGVFEAEVLSLKRALNEVSRGAEVVVSPNLAAVGLLPPWGAVHCPRNPTEPSTNSLTPTADTLLSLQSDEAKAQRQEAQRQERQREEAQWRDAHQRQDAHMQPDIRMRQDAQIRPEAQLRQEAQHRQEAHLRHEAQIRQDTQLRQEAQLRQEAQLRQEAHLRQEAQLCHEAQMRQEAQLRHEAQLCQEAQLRQDGHQPQRSQEGHWDEAGELRRQLEQLQAALRLERQQRERQALNFDQERHTWQDEKERVLKYQAQLQLSYVETLQKNQALEKRMSQLGAKPTTTATTTTVTTTTTTSPTSSNSPPPPPALSPLSPQPPPSLSGPIALTISPPCEDQKGPPSLHQLAPPWAGPSRLERIESTEI
- the lzts3b gene encoding leucine zipper putative tumor suppressor 3 isoform X1; amino-acid sequence: MEREREREMQAAGLDICGNIVGRGGNEKNVVGMNQHQHREMPAARVDNENNPGGHNPPNHNPPKIMPVSGKLEQAMQNNSGLVRPSAFKPVVPKSFHSMQNLVGQAGGAGSEGKTEARSEGFSESRGGRRGRDGAGGEAGEVPEALLLDQDSPVRVSRSEGGGNGNEVVQGGMSDSGRNSLTSLPTYTGSGSGCGPPAVLGPLSASTSHINRLGMAGAAAGLDKLEKPGYQNGLSASDSGRSSSGKSSSSYQRLSHLSDAPAPLRPSPSSDDIIQDLEDRLWEKEQEVQHMRRNLDQSEAAIIQVFEEKQRVWERQMDELRQNYASRLQQVTRRAQRSQTALQAQITRLSQDKRRLQEEMAALLAQREELERKCLDYRKEQADILPRLEETKWEVCQKAGEISLLKQQLRESQAEVTQRAGEMVALRGQLKELNAQLREREEAMLGLKDSYSTKSLELEKCEGELRRTLSEVSVLREKLGVFEAEVLSLKRALNEVSRGAEVVVSPNLAAVGLLPPWGAVHCPRNPTEPSTNSLTPTADTLLSLQSDEAKAQRQEAQRQERQREEAQWRDAHQRQDAHMQPDIRMRQDAQIRPEAQLRQEAQHRQEAHLRHEAQIRQDTQLRQEAQLRQEAQLRQEAHLRQEAQLCHEAQMRQEAQLRHEAQLCQEAQLRQDGHQPQRSQEGHWDEAGELRRQLEQLQAALRLERQQRERQALNFDQERHTWQDEKERVLKYQAQLQLSYVETLQKNQALEKRMSQLGAKPTTTATTTTVTTTTTTSPTSSNSPPPPPALSPLSPQPPPSLSGPIALTISPPCEDQKGPPSLHQLAPPWAGPSRLERIESTEI